In Gracilibacillus salitolerans, the sequence ACTAGAATTAAATCAAGATCTTCTCCCTTAATACCTGCTTCTTCTATAGCTTGTTCTGCTGCTTTATATGCCAAATCGGATGTATCTTCATTGTCATGAGCTATTCTTCGCTCTTCAATTCCTGTTCTTGTGCGAATCCATTCATCACTTGTTTCAACAATTTGTTCCATATCTTTATTTGTTAATACTTTTTCCGGTACGTAATGTCCTGTACCTAGAATACCTGCTTTCATGTTTATCCTTCCTCTCAAAGGAATTGTTATCAATTATTAAGACTTGGTACTAATTTTATAGCATAATCTCATTTTTTTCAAGTTTATTTATTTAAGTCTGTCCATTCTGATGAAAAATACTCTCTCCCCGTAGTGATTGAATGACTAGTTTGTGTATTTTTTTCTTCCTTATAAGAAAGGCTCTAAGCGCCTGCTTAGAAAGTTAACTTGGTGCTCAGAATTAGACAGCATGCTATAAATTTATACGTTTCCTTCCAGTTAGGAAAGAAACCCAAACATCCTAGTGGATATTCCCATAAGATAACTTAGGAGGGATAGATATGGAAGATCAAAACCCATTTGATGAATTAATGTTCGGTAAAAAACAAAAGTCAGAGCCTGATGAACCAGAAGAAAAGGAAGATAATGAAAACTCGTTCGATTTATTCCAAACGGTAGAATTATTAAATGACACTTACCGGAAATTATCTCCGCTCAAAGATATTTTTAAAAACATAAAAAAATAGCTGTCCTATCCATTCGACAGCTATTTTTCCTTTTGGTGAGGTAATAAACCAGTTTCCTTGTAGTCAGCAATTAGTTCATTTAATTGATCCGTAAAGTCTTCTGGTAAATGTTCACTATAAGGTCCCATTGTAATAACTTCTTCTGCAAAACCGAAATTATAAATTCCACCATCTAAATTACCTTTTTCCAATTGCTCTATTGCATAAACATATAATTTATCTATATGTTGAATCGTACTCGTTAATACAGACTGTCCACCAATAGATTGCTGATCATTTATATATCCAACCGAATATATACCTTCATTCATAGCAGACTCAATAATCGGAACACTATAGGCATCGCCAGCTGGATAAATAATATCCGTATCTTGATCAAGCATCTTTTGGTAATGCTCTATTGCCAGATCTTTTTCATCCCAATCATAGACATATTGTATATCTATGTTCACATCTTCATTTTGATAAAGTACACCCTCATAAAAACCTTCTACCTCTGGCTGCCATTCATAGGCTGCAATGATACCTACACGATTTGTTTTCGTCATTTCACCTGCAACCATACCAGCAAAAAACCCCATTGCTAAAGAATTAAAGTTTAAACTAATTAAATTATCCGCTGAATAGCCACCATTTACATATATAAATTGGATATCAGGATAGGACGCTTGTAATCGATTAAAAAATTCACCATAGGTACTGCTGTGACCAATAATAACCTGCACTCCTTGATTGGCAAATTCTTCAACGGCTATATTTACTTGCTGTTGTGTCTGGACGCCTTCACGGAAATAAACATCCATGTTAAATTCCTCTTGTATATCGAGTAAACCTTGATAGCCCTTATTGCCCCAGTTTTGATCATGAATGGTGTGTTCAATTAACATTCCTACACGCTCTATTTTTTCACCATTTGCATGGTAGTTACATCCGGATAATATGGGAATTATAAAAGCAATAATGAGCAAGATAAAATATTTTTTCAATATCCGCACTCCTTAAAGAATGGCATAGACGAACAGACTATCCTTAGGACTATTTTATCGCTTACTCGACATTCCGTAAACCAAGAAAACATTACAAATAGATTACAATTGCATTGAAACCCTCATAACATCAGCATTCACAAAACGAACACAATTTTTCTTTTACGCAAGATTTTTGTTTATTTTATATATAAAATTTGATAAACTATATATGGTGAAAGACGTAAGGGTATACATAATTCATAATAAATTGTATGAGATACATAATAGTCAGAGAGGTGAGACAATGAAATATTTTGCAACCATTTTTTGGGCAGTCATTATTTTAACCGTTGTATCATATGTATTAACAAGCATGGGTGGACAAGACTTTAACTTGGCTTCTGCTATTTCCATTGCAGCTATTTTTAGTATCGTTGCAATCGTTCTAGGTGATGGCGTCTTGAAGGAAGAAGAATAAAAATAATATCTAGAAGAGTTCGATCACTTTCGAGTTAACCGATAACCCTTGTCAACAACAGTGACAAGGGTTATCTTTATGGATGACAGATTTTAGGGGGATACATAAATGGAAGAACTACTATTATTGATCAAATATTTGTTTTTAGGGTTAGTACAAGGTTTTACAGAACCAATTCCAATTTCTTCGAGTGGTCACTTAGTATTATTACAGGAAATATTCGGTGTAGGTGTAGGTGGTTTATCATTTGAAGTATTAGTCAATTTTGGGTCCTTAATTGCGGTATTGATGATTTATTGGAAAGATATTATCCAGATCGCAAAAAATAGTATTAACTATATTACAACAAAAGATAAAGCATATCATGATGATTTTATGTTTATCATATACCTAGTTGTAGCTACTATCCCGGCAGCAGTAATCGGATTGCTATTAGATGATTATATTGAAGCAACCTTTGCTGGCCAGGCAAAAATGGTTGGGATTACTTTAGTTGTTACAGGTATTGCGCTTTGGATTATTCGAAACTTACGAGGAAACAAAAATGATGGTGCTTTGACCTTTAAGGATGCGATTATCGTCGGTTTTGCTCAATCTGTTGCTTTATTACCAGGAATTAGCCGTTCAGGGGCGACGATTGTAGCAGCCATGTTATTAGGAATGAAACAGGAAACCGCATTACGCTTTTCATTCTTAATGTTTATACCTGTCAGTGTGGGTACCATGATGCTGTCTATTGATGATGTAGTAAATGATCCAAATTTTAGTGCGCTTTGGATTCCATATCTAATCGCCTTTATCGCAGCTATCATTGCTACTTATTATTCCTTGCGCTGGTTTATGAATATTATGAGGAAAGGGAATTTGAAATATTTCGCTTTCTATTGCTTTATCGTAGGTATTATCGCCTTTATCCTTCTATAAAGTGAGACTTCCATCATTTGGAGGTGTCTTACGGACGGTTAGCTCCGTGATCAAAGTGACGAGGAGGGGACATTATGAAGCAGCAATCGATTGAAGAAATTTTACATTCGATCCCAATTTTCAAAGAATTAACTGTGTATGAAATCGACTCTTTAAAAACAATTGCCCATACCAAAAGATATCAAAAGTACTCACATGTTTTTATGCAAGATGACCGCCTTTCAAATGTCTACTTTATTTTAGATGGCAAAATAAAAATTTATAAAACAGACATCCATGGTCGTGAGCAAATCGTAAATATGTTAGGTACCGGTGACATGTTCCCTCATCAGGGATTCTTCCGCCATGATACTTATCCGGCACATGCAGAAGTAGTAGATCCTAGTTTACTGGTCTATATTCCGAAACAGCAATTTGAAGATTTCTTAATGCAATTCCCACAAATAAGTGTCAAATTGTTTCGAGTGCTTGGTGATATGATCGTTGACTTGCAACAACGGTTGGAAGAACAAATTTTGCATAATACACAGGAACAAATCATGATGCTGATTTTACGATTGGTAAAGAAACATGGTAAAGAAAACAAAACTGGTGACGTACTTTTAGCGAAGCAATTCTCTAACAAAGAATTAGCTAATATGATTGGTACGACCAGGGAAACTATCAGTCGGACGATCAGCCAATTAAGAAAAGAAGCCTTAATCGAACCAACCACAAATAATATGTGGAAAATTGATGTAGAGAAAATAGAAGACAAGCTATTTGAATATGAGTAGTTATAATAAAAAAGCGCCTTGCTAGAAGGGCGCTTTTTCTTATTAATCAGGAATACCGAGTGCGATTTTTGCATATCTCGACATACGGTCTTTGGACCATGGCGGATTCCAAACGATATTCACTTCTGTATCTTTTACTTCTGGTAAATCTTCCATTACACGTTTCACATCTTGTTCAATGTGACCAGCAAGAGGACACCCCATCGCAGTAAGTGTCATTGTAACAGTAGCAATACCTTCATCATCAAGGTCTACACCATAGACAAGACCTAAGTTAACGATATCTATACCAAGCTCTGGGTCAATCACATTTTCCAGTGCTCCCATTAAATTCTCTTCTAGTGCTTGATCCATCTCTATCCCTCCTTCAAACTCTTATCATTTATTATAAAACAAATTCGATACTTTTTAAATGATTTATATCATAATTGATATTCTAACCATTTTACAAATTCCAAAATTGCAAATCGACTCACTTTATGTCCGCGACCAATTTCTTTTAAGAATCGGATATTTTCAGGGTTTTTATAATGATCAATTGCTTCTTCATAAAAACTATACGCATGATCAAAGGGAACCACCATATCGTCTTCTCCGTGCCAGAAAAATAGTGATCTTCCGAATAATTTTTCCATTTGTAACGATAAATCCATTTCTTTTAGTTCATCTATCAGTAGGATAAGTTGATCATCAGGGATTGGAAGTTCTTTTTGTTGAGCTTTCATATAGCCTATTAATTGCTCGGCATAGGCGGTGATTTTTGGGGATCCCATTAACACACCTGCTGTCTTAATCCATGAAAATTGTGTTAAAGCAGCAGCAGTCGTGATTCCTCCCATACTTGTACCTGCTAATCCAAAACGATTACCTTCGAGTAATTGCTTAGCGATTAATTCTTGATAAATGCTTTCAACATCATCCAAATTTTGCTTAACGATATCGAAAAAGCGTATCTCTTTTTCTGCATGTGAAATATCAGTTTCTCTATCACCATGTAATATCGAATCCGGTAACAATACACGATAGCCCTTTTCTGCTAAAAGATAAGCTAATGGTAAGTTATGTTCTTTGGCGCTCGTAAAGCCGTGTATGTATGTCAACGTTGGTAATGCTTGATCTTTCTTTTCTTGGTCAACGACATGTAATAACGGAATGTCGTTCCAGTATTCTTTGCTTATCTCTATCATTGGTACATTCCTTTCTCGTATCGTTTCTTACTTTCATGATATAACTTCTTATTCAAACTTGCAAAATATAGAAATGAAAAATTACAAGAACTTTACACCTTAAAGAAAGATCTATAAACTATACTTACAATAGTGAGGTGAATGTATGCAAAAAAATAGACATTTAATCGCGTTAGACCTAGACGGAACATTGTTGACCGATCACAAGAAGATTAGCCCTTATACAAAATCAATTGTTCAACAAGCAATAGAAGAAGGACATATAGTCGTGATCGCCACAGGACGACCGCATCGCGCAAGCATTACGTATTATCAGGAACTTGGTTTACAGACTCCGATGGTTAACTTTAACGGTGCTCTTATCCATCACCCAACAGACCATAAATGGGACGCATTACACACACCATTACCAAATCGGACCGCAAAAAAAATCATTCAAACTTGTTACGATTTCGAAGTCGATAATATTTTTGCAGAAATTCGAGACAATATGTATTTAGATCGATTTGATCAAAAAATTATCGACATGTTTTCAGAGCCAAATCAGCAAGACTTAATTACAATTGGAAGCTTAAAAAATCACTTAGAAGAAGATCCTACATCGTTATTAATCCACCCTAAGGACGATCACATCGCAGAATTACGTCAATACTTAGATGATAAGCACGCATCGATAATTGAACACAGAAAATGGGGCGTGCCTTGGAATATAATTGAAATTGTACGAAAAGGGATTAACAAAGCTGTCGGTCTGAAAAAAATCGCACACTATTTCCACATTCCTATAGATAATATTATTGCTTTTGGTGATGAAGATAATGACCTAGAAATGATTGAATATGCGGGTGTTGGAGTGGCAATGGGGAATGCTATAAACGAATTAAAACAAATTGCTAATTATCAAACTAAAACCAATGAAGAAGACGGAATCGGCAATTTCCTTGTGGATTATTTGAAATTGGAAGCAAACGTTAAGGTTGGCAAAGATCTATCTGAATAGAAATGCGTGATTAATCCATAATAAGCATGAACATCAAATTGGTGTTCATGCTTTTTCCTTAAGATCTGTTTCAGTGGTGGTTTATCAAAGAACGAAGCTCCCAGTTGTTCTCTACTACCATTTAAAAAGGATCATGATGGTAATCCAACTGATAAGCCTAGTGATTCAATAGACAGGAGGATTTATTATGCAAAACCAATTATTTCAGCAAGCAAGAGATGCCGTCAATCGCTTAATGAATCGTGCGAACGGGAATTTCAACCAACAAGATAAGCAAGCAGCTCAAAACGCGATTCAGTCTGCCTATACAAATGCAACAGCAGAAGAACAACAAGAACTTCGCGAATTAGAGAACCAATTAAAGCAACAGAACGAACTAAAGTAAGCTCCTCTGTTTAAAGAAGGTATACGCCCCCGTATACCTTCTTTTCTTATCTTGATA encodes:
- a CDS encoding Crp/Fnr family transcriptional regulator, giving the protein MKQQSIEEILHSIPIFKELTVYEIDSLKTIAHTKRYQKYSHVFMQDDRLSNVYFILDGKIKIYKTDIHGREQIVNMLGTGDMFPHQGFFRHDTYPAHAEVVDPSLLVYIPKQQFEDFLMQFPQISVKLFRVLGDMIVDLQQRLEEQILHNTQEQIMMLILRLVKKHGKENKTGDVLLAKQFSNKELANMIGTTRETISRTISQLRKEALIEPTTNNMWKIDVEKIEDKLFEYE
- a CDS encoding BMP family ABC transporter substrate-binding protein translates to MKKYFILLIIAFIIPILSGCNYHANGEKIERVGMLIEHTIHDQNWGNKGYQGLLDIQEEFNMDVYFREGVQTQQQVNIAVEEFANQGVQVIIGHSSTYGEFFNRLQASYPDIQFIYVNGGYSADNLISLNFNSLAMGFFAGMVAGEMTKTNRVGIIAAYEWQPEVEGFYEGVLYQNEDVNIDIQYVYDWDEKDLAIEHYQKMLDQDTDIIYPAGDAYSVPIIESAMNEGIYSVGYINDQQSIGGQSVLTSTIQHIDKLYVYAIEQLEKGNLDGGIYNFGFAEEVITMGPYSEHLPEDFTDQLNELIADYKETGLLPHQKEK
- a CDS encoding DUF3813 family protein, whose protein sequence is MQNQLFQQARDAVNRLMNRANGNFNQQDKQAAQNAIQSAYTNATAEEQQELRELENQLKQQNELK
- a CDS encoding metal-sulfur cluster assembly factor, which encodes MDQALEENLMGALENVIDPELGIDIVNLGLVYGVDLDDEGIATVTMTLTAMGCPLAGHIEQDVKRVMEDLPEVKDTEVNIVWNPPWSKDRMSRYAKIALGIPD
- a CDS encoding alpha/beta fold hydrolase, giving the protein MIEISKEYWNDIPLLHVVDQEKKDQALPTLTYIHGFTSAKEHNLPLAYLLAEKGYRVLLPDSILHGDRETDISHAEKEIRFFDIVKQNLDDVESIYQELIAKQLLEGNRFGLAGTSMGGITTAAALTQFSWIKTAGVLMGSPKITAYAEQLIGYMKAQQKELPIPDDQLILLIDELKEMDLSLQMEKLFGRSLFFWHGEDDMVVPFDHAYSFYEEAIDHYKNPENIRFLKEIGRGHKVSRFAILEFVKWLEYQL
- a CDS encoding DUF2929 family protein; this translates as MKYFATIFWAVIILTVVSYVLTSMGGQDFNLASAISIAAIFSIVAIVLGDGVLKEEE
- a CDS encoding Cof-type HAD-IIB family hydrolase codes for the protein MQKNRHLIALDLDGTLLTDHKKISPYTKSIVQQAIEEGHIVVIATGRPHRASITYYQELGLQTPMVNFNGALIHHPTDHKWDALHTPLPNRTAKKIIQTCYDFEVDNIFAEIRDNMYLDRFDQKIIDMFSEPNQQDLITIGSLKNHLEEDPTSLLIHPKDDHIAELRQYLDDKHASIIEHRKWGVPWNIIEIVRKGINKAVGLKKIAHYFHIPIDNIIAFGDEDNDLEMIEYAGVGVAMGNAINELKQIANYQTKTNEEDGIGNFLVDYLKLEANVKVGKDLSE
- a CDS encoding undecaprenyl-diphosphate phosphatase translates to MEELLLLIKYLFLGLVQGFTEPIPISSSGHLVLLQEIFGVGVGGLSFEVLVNFGSLIAVLMIYWKDIIQIAKNSINYITTKDKAYHDDFMFIIYLVVATIPAAVIGLLLDDYIEATFAGQAKMVGITLVVTGIALWIIRNLRGNKNDGALTFKDAIIVGFAQSVALLPGISRSGATIVAAMLLGMKQETALRFSFLMFIPVSVGTMMLSIDDVVNDPNFSALWIPYLIAFIAAIIATYYSLRWFMNIMRKGNLKYFAFYCFIVGIIAFILL